The Populus trichocarpa isolate Nisqually-1 chromosome 2, P.trichocarpa_v4.1, whole genome shotgun sequence genome has a window encoding:
- the LOC7461706 gene encoding Golgi SNAP receptor complex member 1-2 — protein sequence MTDPNLELQESGWEELRREARKIEGDLDVKLSSYAKLGARFTTQGGGYVEGGSPRVGSSRSWKSMEMEIQSSLEKLLDINDAMSRCAAASAATSVTQKLARHRDILHEFTQEFRRIKGNINSMREHAELLSSVRDDISEYKASGSMSPRVHLLRERAAIHGSIAHIDDVINQAQTTRAVLGSQRTFFGDVQGKVKVLSDKFPIIRGLLGSIRRRRSRDTLILSAVIAACTLFLIIYWLSK from the exons ATGACTGATCCAAATCTAGAGTTACAAGAATCAGGTTGGGAAGAACTTAGAAGAGAAGCAAGAAAGATCGAAGGAGATCTCGATGTCAAACTCTCTTCTTATGCTAAACTTGGTGCTCGATTTACTACTCAAGGAGGag GTTATGTGGAAGGTGGTTCGCCAAGAGTTGGATCCAGTAGGTCATGGAAATCAATGGAAATGGAAATTCAATCTTCACTTGAGAAGTTACTTGATATAAATGATGCTATGAGTAGATGTGCTGCTGCGTCCGCTGCTACTTCAGTTACTCAGAAGCTAGCAAGGCATAGAGATATACTTCATGAGTTTACGCAG GAGTTTAGACGAATCAAGGGAAACATAAACTCAATGAGGGAACATGCTGAGCTTCTGAGTTCTGTCAGAGATGATATTAGTGAGTACAAG GCTTCTGGTAGCATGTCTCCAAGAGTGCATTTACTACGAGAAAGAGCAGCCATCCACGGAAGCATTGCTCAT ATAGATGATGTTATTAATCAAGCTCAAACGACCAGGGCTGTTTTGGGTTCTCAAAGGACTTTTTTTGGAGATGTTCAAGGGAAAGTGAAGGTTCTAAGTGACAAATTCCCGATTATCCGTGGCCTTCTTG GTTCTATAAGGAGGCGGCGATCGAGAGACACGCTCATTCTGTCTGCAGTCATTGCTGCTTGTACATTGTTTCTTATTATCTACTGGCTTTCAAAATAA